Genomic DNA from Thalassoroseus pseudoceratinae:
TAGCGACTACCCCGACACCGATCCCGAGTGGGCTCGCCACATTCGAGTCGTGCCAGAGAAGTCCTCGAAATAAAAAAACGCCCGCTGTCGAAATTAACAGCGGGCGTTTTTTCTAGCGAGGCCGACGGGACTTGAACCCGCAACCCCCGGATCGACAGTCCGGTACTCTAACCAATTGAGCTACGGCCCCTCGCGTTCGTGTGAGGAAGAATTCTAGCACGCGAATTCGATTGGTCAAGCGAAGTGGCAACGAAACTTTGGTTTTCACTTCCGTTTTTTGAATCGACTTCGAATGGCACTGAAGTGCAGTCATTTTGAGGCCTTTTTTGAATTTTTCCCTCGCCTGCTGCAATGGTTTTCGACGACCGGTTCGGTCGGCGTCAGTGCAGGACGGCATTCATTTCTTCAGAGATGTTCTTTTGTTGCACGACTTCGGTCGTGGTTTCGTCGGTCGACATTTGCATGCCGGTTAGTCGCCCATAGATACTGTAGTAGACGGGGACCAACAGCAGGACGAGCACCGTCGAGAGCATCAAGCCGAAACAAAGGCTATTTGCCATCGGAATCAGCAGTTGGGCTTGCAGGGAGGTTTCCAGCAAAATCGGTAGAAGACCACCGATTGTGGTCAACGATGTGAGCAGCACAGGACGGAATCGTCGGATCCCCGCTTCGACCACGGCCTCGTTCAGAGGAATGCCGTCTTTGATCCGATGATTGATGAAGTCGACTAGCACGATCGAATCGTTCACCACCACCCCGGTTAACGCCACCAATCCCATGACGCTGAATAACGTCAGTGGCAAACCCATCGCCGCGTGTCCCCAGAGTGCGCCGATGATGCCAAATGGAATAACCGCCATCACGATGACCGGCTGAAAGTACGATTGGAACTCCAACGTCAATAATGCGAACATCGCCAACAACGCGATGATCAAACCGATAAAAAGACTTTGAATCGATTCGACGGTTTGTTCTTGTTGACCTTCCCAGCGAACTTGCACGTTTGGGTAGTCTTCCAGCAGATCGGGAACGAATTTGCGTTGGAGTTTGCCGACGATTTGCGAAGCGTTTGCCACAGCGGAATCCACGTCGGCGGAAATGGTGATCGAACGGCGTTGATCTAGTCGGTTGACCTCGGCGTATCCGCGATTGACGTCAATCTCTGCCAACTCCGTGAGCGGGCGTTGATAACCGTCTCCAACATCGACGTAAACTTCGTCCAAGCTGGCAAGTGACTCCCGTTCAGCTTTCGGGAATCGGACCATGAGTTTGACTTCATGCCGACCCCGTTGCAGCCGCATGACTTCCTCGCCGTAATACGCGGAACGGACGGTGCCGGCGATGGATTCCAACGACACTCCGAGTTGTTCGGCGTCGTCTTTGACTGTCAGTTGCAATTCCCATTTGCCGGGTCGGGAGTCGTCACTAATGTCGAAGACACCGGGGTAACTGGCCAATTTCTCTTTGCAGGCTTCGACGACAGCTTCCAAATCCGCCATGTCTTCGGAGCCGCCAAGTATCTTGAACTCGATGGGGGTCCCGGCGGGGCCACCGGCGATCGTGCCGAAACTCAGCGTTTCAGCACCGGCGATTTCTCCGACACGCTCGCGCCAAATTTTGACGACTTCGTTACTGGTAATTTCCCGATCTTCGTTTCTGACCAATTCCACGCTGATCATCCCTGCGTGGCTTCCTTCGGTTCGTTCCGACGCTTGGCCTGGTGCTTCCGCGACGACCTGCCCCACTAAGCGGTGAGTAAGTGTCACCAATGGTCGGCCTTCCCGTTCTTCATATTCGCGACCGATTTCGATAATGGCATCCTGAATTCGCTGGGTTGCCGCATCGGTAACGTGTTTGGGCGTGCCTTCGGGGAAGATGATCTTCGATTCGATTTGGCGAGCGTCGAGGTCTGGGAAAATCTCCCAAGGCACAATCCCACCAGTCACCAGAGAGAAGGAACCCAGCAATAGCGCGACCGCTGAACAACACACTAAAGCTGGGTTCCTCAAGCATCGCTTCAACACCGGTTCATAGATGGTGCTGATGAACCAGTCCAAACGCCGACCAACCGACTCGTTGAAGCCGGTCCATTTCCGAGAAATCCAACCGACCCGACGGGACTGCTTCGGCGGATGTGCCAAGTGACAGGGCAGAATGAAAATCGCTTCCACCAACGAGATCAACAGCATCGCGATGACGGCGACCGGAAGCACGGCGAAGAACTTCCCCATCACCCCGGTCACGAAGAACATGGGCATAAACGCGAAAACGGTTGTGGCGATCGAGGTCGTCACCGAAGGGATCACCTCCGCCGTGCCGTCAATCGCGGCTTGCAATCCGGTTTTTCCCATCTGCCGATGGGCGTAAATATTTTCTCCAATGACAATGGCGTCATCGACGACGATTCCCAATGCAATTAGGAACGCGAACATCGAAAGCATGTTGAGCGTTTCGCCGGTCTGCCACAGCACAATGAGGGCACCGAACACGGAAATCGGAATGCCCAATGCGACCCAAAACGCCAAGCGAAATTCGAGGAAGATCGCCAAGATCAAGAAGACCAACGCCAACCCTTGGATGCCGCTGGTCGTGAGTAGGTCCAAGCGTTCACGGACGTCGATCGAGGTGTCGCCCCAAACGGCGAACTCGTAGCCTGGCGGTAACTCTTTGGTTTCCGAGTACTCGCGAACGGCTGAAGTCATTGCGAGCAGGTCTTCGCGAGCGGCGGCCTCGATCGAAATCGCCAAACCTGGTTGACCGTTGATCCGACTGATCGCGGTTGTATCGACGAACTCATCCCGCACGGTGCCCAAATCACCGACCGTGAGCGCGACGCCCCGCGAATCTGTGACGAGCGGAATCCTTTCGATCTCATCACCGTAGTGTCGTTTGTCTTTGCCCCGCAACAGATATTCTTGGCCTTGCCCACGCAGATTCCCACCTGGCAACTCCAGGTTCCGAATGCGAACGCGATCGGCCACCTCTTTTAAGGTCAGTCCGTATTCCCGCAGGGTAGATTGCGAAATCTCGATGTCGATTTGGTAATTTGGCGTCGCTTGGAGTTCGGCCACGGAGATTTCGGGTATCTGCAGCAAGTCTTCGCGGACCTGTTCGGTGAGTTCGCGGAGACGCAGATCGGAATCGGTAGCGGCGTTTTGGGTAGAAATCACGCCCAAAGCGATCGCACGGTTCCGCATCGTCAATTGCCGGACTTCCGGCTCTTCGGAGAGAATGGGAAAACTCGGAATTCGATCGATTTCCGATTCCACTTCGCCCAAGATTTTCTGGACGTCCGGGCCGTCGGACTCGCATTCCAGAATGACCGAACCGCTCCCCTCAAGGGCAATTGACGTCACCTTCTTAATGCCATCAACCGACCGGACCGCTTCCTCGACCTTCTGACAGATTCCCTGTTCAACTTCATCGGGACTCGCACCGGGATACGGCACCGTGACCAAGATGATTTCGAGTTCAAATCGCGGAAATTCCTCGCGACGCAACATCAACGCGCTGAGGGCACCGACGAGAATCACACTGATCATCAGCGTATTCATGGCCGCAACGTGTTCGACGGCCCAACGGACAAGCGATTTCATCGGTCTCGACTCGAATTGGGAAAACGATAGTGAGCGATCTGGATTTCAAGATGGGTGTCGCGGACCAACAGCGAATTGTATCTGCCGATTGGCGTTACGTTCCGGCTTCGTCCGCCGGAGAATTCAAGATTTTCACCGGCAACCCTTCCGTCACCGATGCCAGCGGGCTGACGACCACAGCATCACCGTCTTGCAATCCGTTTTCCCGTTGTTCGACGAGGACAAAGTCTTCCGATGTCCTCGCCAATTGCACCTTGAGGATGTGGAGTTTGCCGTCTCGCACGACCCACACGAAGCCACCTGGACGATAGGCGGTGATCGGCAATTTCAAGAGCGGGAGCGGCGATGTAATCGGAATTCGCACCGTAACATACATTCCCGAAAGCAACGCCGGGGGAGTAATCACGGACTGTCGAATTTGATCCAAACCCTTCTCGACTCGGGAAGCCTCGGGGTGTTCAACCAACACGCGACAGGGCACCGTCCGCGTGCGAGTATCCAAACCGACTCCCTCGTATCGGGACAACACACCGTCCCAAACCACCTGAATACCGTCGACTTCAAAGACCACCTCGACCGGCACTTGAGGGAGTTCCAAACGATTCCCGACTCGTTCGCTCGAGGTCTGTTTTCCGGCTTGGTCTTGGAGCCAAATCCATTTGAGTTCGGGGATCTTGAGATTGCATTTGACTTCCATTCGCGCGGACTCACTGATGCGGATCAGTGGATCACCCATGCGGACGAATTCACCTTGGTTGACTAGCTCGCCAACCACCGTTCCAGAGACTGGAGCGGTGATTCTAGTGCGTTTCAAATCGGCTTCGGCCTGGCGAAGTTGGGTTTCGGCGATTTGTTTCGCGGACGTGAGCGTGGCTTCTTTCTTGCGAAGTGCAGCCAGTTGGTTTTGCAGGGTTTGATGACTATTGCGGGCCGCAAGTTCCGCCTGTCGAGCCGTATCAACTTCACGTTCGCTGCCCGCACTTCGAGAATACAGTTGCTGAGCCCGTTTCAAATCTCGTCGCATAATTTCGAGTTGTTCGTCTGCCAGCTTCACCATGGCTTGTGTTCCGGCGATGTCCACGGCAACGGCGTCCAGGTCGTGAGCTGCCTGTTGAACTTGTGCGTTCAGTCGATCGACGGCGATCTGATAATCGGTGGGATCGATTTCCAAGAGAAGATCGCCTTCGCGAACGAAACGGCCGCCCCGGCTGGTTTTCGGTAGGTTGATGACCCGGCCGTCGACCTCGGCGGATATCTTGATGCTGCGATAAGAAATCGCTTCCCCATCGATCGTGATCGGAAACGGTTCGCGGATGAGTTCGGCGGACGCGGTTTCGACTGCCGTTTCCGATGAACCGGTTGGTTCCCGGGTTTCTGGTTCGGTTCGTTGCCCGAAGACCAACAAGCTCCCCGCACCCAACAACAGCACAAGCACTGGCAACCCGGCTTTGAGCCATTTCACGCTGCTAACTTCTACAGACATGTATCGAAACTCCACTCGGATTAGTTCGAGGAAGGATGCAGACCTTGTAAATAGACGCTGACCACCTGCTCGACATATTCTTCCGGCGAATGGTCGATGACTTTCAGCCCAACGATTCTTTCAAGATGCACTGGGGCATGCAGCGAACCCAACAACGCGATGGCTGTTGCTTCCGTGTCCACATCGCGGATCAGGCCTCGCTCGTGGGCTTTCTTCAACCACCCCGCCAACGCGCGAATGCCGATGACGGGGGGCGGTGGATCATAATGCGCGAAGATGTCTTTCTCCGAGATCCCGCTCCAATGTAGGACGGCCATTCGAGCAGACATCTCGACGAAGAACCGAGAAATCACGGTAACAACATGCGTCAACTGCTCCGCGAGCGGTTCGTCCGTGGGACCAGCATTGAGTTCTTCGGTCCATTGCGGAACACCAGGCGGGCGAAGGCATTCCAGCAGAAGTTCTTGCTTCGTCGAGAACCGTTTGTAAACCGCTTGAGCGGACACTCCCAGACGGTCTGCAATGACATCCACCGAAACCTTCGGACCATGCTCAAGAAAGATCTTTCGAGCAGTCTTCAAGATTTCTTCGTCAGAAACGCGTTGTGGGCGAGCCATCTCGGCCTCGGAGTTAGTTAGTTGGTACTCACTAACTATTATTCGACGAGGCCGATTGTTGGCAATATCAAATTCTGAAAATTCTCGGAATCTTAGCTGTTAGGCAGTCTACAGACCATAGGCACGAATGGCATTGCCCGCCCAGAAATTTGATTGCTCGTCGGAACTCATTTCACTGGCGAGAGTTGCCACGCAATTGACCCACCGGTCGTACTCGCTGCGAAGTAAGCAGACGGGCCAATCACTCCCGTACATCAGACGTGCCGGCCCAAAGGATTCCAAAGCCACATCCCAGTAAGGTCGGATGGTTTCAACAGTCCACTCCGTATCTCGGACCTCTGTGACCACTCCTGAAAACTTGCAACTGACGTTCGGTCGTTTCGCCAGTTCTCGCAATAAGTCTGCCCAAGTTTGGTCGAATTCCGCCATCTGGATGGTGGGCTTGGCAATGTGGTCCAGCACGAACGGTTGTTCGGGGTGTCGATCCACAAATTCAATCGTCGACGGGAGTTGCTTCGCGTAGATGAGGATATCGTAAACCAACCCAAAGGGCTTCAAGGCGGCAATTCCCCGGTTGAAGTCATCGCGCAGCAGGAAACGGTCGTCGGGTTCGTCTTGCACAACGTGCCGAACGGCTTTCAGTCGGGGGCGGTCCGCGAAACGGGCGAGTACATCGGTCACATCCGGTGCGGCCAATGGCACCCATCCGACGACGCCGCGAATCCATTCAGAGTCGTCAGCGAATGCGAGCAGGGCATCGGTCTCTTCGACGGTCTGCCTCGCCTGCACAGACACAACTCCTTCGATGCCATTGGCTTGCATCTCGGTTTTTAAGTCAGCTGGCAGAAAATCTCGCTTCAACACACCCATGTCGGGGCCGATCCAACCGTACTCTTGGGGATCGTAGTGCCAGAAATGGTGATGGCTGTCGATTCGTTGCATGGCAGATTCCACATGGCGGAAGACGTGGAGGGACAAACACTTGTGAGGAATACGGTAGCCAAACGACGATGGCCGTTCAATTCGAGGTCGCCAGGCACCACGAGAATTTTACAGTTATAATTGACATAATAGGAATAATAGGTATTCTGTATTTGTGCGATTGATCCTCGTGCTGCCTTCTCCAACGGTTTGCAATTGCAGGCCGATTTATCACCACACGGTTTCTCTCGATTCGTCTGTGATGTCGTCTCGAAGGGGGCCGCTGTGCCAGTTGATACTCCAGGTTCGCTTGCTTCCA
This window encodes:
- a CDS encoding amidohydrolase family protein, which codes for MQRIDSHHHFWHYDPQEYGWIGPDMGVLKRDFLPADLKTEMQANGIEGVVSVQARQTVEETDALLAFADDSEWIRGVVGWVPLAAPDVTDVLARFADRPRLKAVRHVVQDEPDDRFLLRDDFNRGIAALKPFGLVYDILIYAKQLPSTIEFVDRHPEQPFVLDHIAKPTIQMAEFDQTWADLLRELAKRPNVSCKFSGVVTEVRDTEWTVETIRPYWDVALESFGPARLMYGSDWPVCLLRSEYDRWVNCVATLASEMSSDEQSNFWAGNAIRAYGL
- a CDS encoding efflux RND transporter periplasmic adaptor subunit, which translates into the protein MSVEVSSVKWLKAGLPVLVLLLGAGSLLVFGQRTEPETREPTGSSETAVETASAELIREPFPITIDGEAISYRSIKISAEVDGRVINLPKTSRGGRFVREGDLLLEIDPTDYQIAVDRLNAQVQQAAHDLDAVAVDIAGTQAMVKLADEQLEIMRRDLKRAQQLYSRSAGSEREVDTARQAELAARNSHQTLQNQLAALRKKEATLTSAKQIAETQLRQAEADLKRTRITAPVSGTVVGELVNQGEFVRMGDPLIRISESARMEVKCNLKIPELKWIWLQDQAGKQTSSERVGNRLELPQVPVEVVFEVDGIQVVWDGVLSRYEGVGLDTRTRTVPCRVLVEHPEASRVEKGLDQIRQSVITPPALLSGMYVTVRIPITSPLPLLKLPITAYRPGGFVWVVRDGKLHILKVQLARTSEDFVLVEQRENGLQDGDAVVVSPLASVTEGLPVKILNSPADEAGT
- a CDS encoding TetR/AcrR family transcriptional regulator, whose amino-acid sequence is MARPQRVSDEEILKTARKIFLEHGPKVSVDVIADRLGVSAQAVYKRFSTKQELLLECLRPPGVPQWTEELNAGPTDEPLAEQLTHVVTVISRFFVEMSARMAVLHWSGISEKDIFAHYDPPPPVIGIRALAGWLKKAHERGLIRDVDTEATAIALLGSLHAPVHLERIVGLKVIDHSPEEYVEQVVSVYLQGLHPSSN
- a CDS encoding efflux RND transporter permease subunit produces the protein MKSLVRWAVEHVAAMNTLMISVILVGALSALMLRREEFPRFELEIILVTVPYPGASPDEVEQGICQKVEEAVRSVDGIKKVTSIALEGSGSVILECESDGPDVQKILGEVESEIDRIPSFPILSEEPEVRQLTMRNRAIALGVISTQNAATDSDLRLRELTEQVREDLLQIPEISVAELQATPNYQIDIEISQSTLREYGLTLKEVADRVRIRNLELPGGNLRGQGQEYLLRGKDKRHYGDEIERIPLVTDSRGVALTVGDLGTVRDEFVDTTAISRINGQPGLAISIEAAAREDLLAMTSAVREYSETKELPPGYEFAVWGDTSIDVRERLDLLTTSGIQGLALVFLILAIFLEFRLAFWVALGIPISVFGALIVLWQTGETLNMLSMFAFLIALGIVVDDAIVIGENIYAHRQMGKTGLQAAIDGTAEVIPSVTTSIATTVFAFMPMFFVTGVMGKFFAVLPVAVIAMLLISLVEAIFILPCHLAHPPKQSRRVGWISRKWTGFNESVGRRLDWFISTIYEPVLKRCLRNPALVCCSAVALLLGSFSLVTGGIVPWEIFPDLDARQIESKIIFPEGTPKHVTDAATQRIQDAIIEIGREYEEREGRPLVTLTHRLVGQVVAEAPGQASERTEGSHAGMISVELVRNEDREITSNEVVKIWRERVGEIAGAETLSFGTIAGGPAGTPIEFKILGGSEDMADLEAVVEACKEKLASYPGVFDISDDSRPGKWELQLTVKDDAEQLGVSLESIAGTVRSAYYGEEVMRLQRGRHEVKLMVRFPKAERESLASLDEVYVDVGDGYQRPLTELAEIDVNRGYAEVNRLDQRRSITISADVDSAVANASQIVGKLQRKFVPDLLEDYPNVQVRWEGQQEQTVESIQSLFIGLIIALLAMFALLTLEFQSYFQPVIVMAVIPFGIIGALWGHAAMGLPLTLFSVMGLVALTGVVVNDSIVLVDFINHRIKDGIPLNEAVVEAGIRRFRPVLLTSLTTIGGLLPILLETSLQAQLLIPMANSLCFGLMLSTVLVLLLVPVYYSIYGRLTGMQMSTDETTTEVVQQKNISEEMNAVLH